One Glutamicibacter mishrai genomic window carries:
- a CDS encoding glycosyltransferase codes for MSRRSFMITWIIDEKFGGLTTACLQRASSFAKKYGKSNVVTFAYTQHLNSTVERLRGIGLIASGVKVHNLYSDYASRVSHPPVKKLAVKAEGMKWSVEPVESQVNDAGIFKHVYAHTDDSASSRIIYSRPDGSKFMSDAKFVADGESKREIAIFNGAGEVLKKFSSASSLYRHWLTEIVGYEESIAVFDSSFVASMMGPWRAPKTTKMFVFHSSHVVAGAEPETGPVVPKHQKIAANADNWDVFVFLTRQQADDFNARFGHESKSVVIPNIIKSSSLKKFSRRNDPRQIISVGSLDSRKQVDHAIRAVHELKELGVDCKLAIVGKGQKQHELQSLAKELGLSDRIEFAGHVDDVPRRLANSGILLFTSKLEGQGLVLLEAQFHGCVPISYDVRYGPASVIDSGVNGMLVGPNDIHALSSHVASLIDNPKEYKRLSKQAHSSAKRYARQDLTNLWIKAAKNAR; via the coding sequence ATGTCACGCCGTTCGTTCATGATCACTTGGATAATTGACGAAAAATTCGGGGGATTGACGACTGCGTGCTTGCAACGTGCTAGTAGCTTCGCAAAGAAATATGGCAAGTCGAATGTTGTAACATTCGCTTATACGCAACACCTCAATTCTACGGTTGAGCGATTGCGCGGAATCGGGCTAATTGCTTCTGGTGTGAAGGTTCATAACTTGTATTCCGACTATGCCTCCAGAGTCTCGCACCCGCCGGTGAAGAAGCTGGCCGTAAAGGCGGAAGGCATGAAATGGTCTGTGGAGCCAGTAGAGTCCCAGGTTAATGATGCCGGGATCTTCAAGCATGTGTATGCGCACACGGACGATTCCGCTTCTTCGAGGATCATCTATTCTCGACCGGATGGCTCCAAGTTCATGTCTGATGCGAAATTCGTGGCTGATGGTGAATCAAAACGAGAAATCGCGATATTCAACGGGGCAGGTGAGGTCCTCAAGAAATTCTCATCTGCCTCATCGCTGTACCGTCATTGGCTGACTGAAATTGTCGGATATGAAGAGTCGATCGCTGTATTCGACAGCAGCTTTGTAGCCTCAATGATGGGACCATGGCGTGCGCCGAAGACAACCAAAATGTTTGTCTTTCATTCGTCACATGTTGTGGCCGGTGCTGAACCGGAAACGGGTCCAGTGGTACCAAAGCATCAAAAAATTGCAGCAAACGCCGATAATTGGGATGTTTTCGTATTCCTCACTCGGCAACAGGCTGATGATTTCAACGCGCGCTTTGGCCACGAATCTAAGTCTGTAGTTATCCCGAACATCATCAAGAGTTCCTCGCTCAAGAAATTCTCTCGTCGTAATGACCCTAGGCAAATCATTTCAGTGGGAAGCCTCGACAGCAGAAAACAAGTAGATCATGCTATTCGCGCAGTCCATGAATTAAAAGAATTGGGAGTCGACTGCAAGCTCGCAATCGTTGGAAAGGGCCAAAAGCAGCACGAGTTGCAATCCTTGGCAAAGGAACTCGGATTATCTGACCGTATTGAGTTTGCAGGGCACGTAGATGACGTACCGCGGCGACTTGCAAATAGTGGGATCTTGTTATTCACAAGCAAGCTGGAGGGCCAGGGGTTGGTTCTCTTGGAGGCGCAATTCCATGGCTGTGTGCCTATTTCGTATGACGTTCGATATGGCCCAGCGTCTGTGATCGATAGCGGTGTTAACGGGATGCTCGTTGGACCCAACGATATTCACGCATTGTCGTCGCACGTTGCGTCACTGATTGATAATCCGAAGGAATACAAGCGGCTTTCCAAGCAGGCCCACTCATCGGCCAAGCGTTACGCTCGGCAAGACTTGACCAATCTTTGGATCAAGGCGGCAAAAAACGCAAGGTAG
- a CDS encoding glycosyltransferase family 2 protein, whose amino-acid sequence MALFKRRSRSQKHEVSKAVLTPTPVGSETRKLTLPTTTPVAERESQVQPISSDSKGILVSVIIPVYNSMPYLTEMLNSLEGQDLSKGKFEVIAVDDGSTDFGGEILDIYAKRNRNFTVIHQANSGWPGKPRNVGMKHARGKYVFFVDGDDRLGPQALRRMTSFAEEHDVDVLVPKMVGIDGRRSPVKLFERTIKDVPYDFILHTLSPQKMIRKSLLDIHGIRFVEEKVRLEDGLVMVECYSVAKRTSILADYNYYEIRLRSDGQNISTGHIEPKGYVASLSKIAQTVWDYANDDQETSKKRIAGLFRRKGLTFYMGQRFLRLPEREQREWVAHHKVFLERFGLTDVNEFFAQSEARRVSAILEENVPELERMAQREAEAQRPPEVTQISVKQDLVELIVEVPDAGPRPTGALITDRETGEITVGTISFVGSTSSTVVFFDRRAILQNVKRLGNLFLEYQNASVKRIKMGKGCQDTAHAGLRVYATENGFLSIDRRKAQ is encoded by the coding sequence ATGGCACTGTTTAAACGACGCTCTAGATCGCAAAAGCACGAAGTTTCTAAGGCAGTTCTGACTCCGACGCCCGTAGGATCTGAAACTCGAAAATTAACTCTGCCGACTACAACGCCGGTTGCAGAGCGTGAATCTCAGGTACAGCCAATCTCCTCTGATTCGAAGGGCATTCTGGTCAGTGTAATTATCCCTGTCTACAATTCGATGCCGTACCTAACTGAGATGCTTAACTCACTCGAAGGCCAAGACCTATCGAAAGGGAAATTCGAGGTCATTGCGGTTGATGATGGATCAACCGACTTCGGCGGCGAGATTTTGGACATTTATGCCAAACGAAACCGAAATTTCACCGTTATCCATCAGGCGAACAGTGGCTGGCCTGGCAAACCGCGCAACGTAGGAATGAAACATGCGCGAGGAAAGTATGTTTTCTTCGTTGATGGGGATGATCGTCTTGGGCCACAGGCGTTGCGCCGAATGACAAGCTTCGCTGAGGAACATGATGTGGACGTTCTCGTTCCAAAAATGGTGGGTATTGACGGGCGCCGTTCGCCGGTGAAGTTATTTGAACGTACGATCAAAGACGTTCCATATGACTTCATTTTGCACACGCTGTCGCCACAAAAAATGATCCGAAAGTCACTGCTGGATATCCATGGAATTCGTTTCGTGGAAGAAAAAGTGAGACTCGAAGATGGTCTGGTGATGGTCGAGTGCTATTCCGTCGCCAAACGCACCAGCATCTTGGCTGATTACAACTACTACGAAATTCGCCTGCGATCAGACGGCCAAAATATCAGCACCGGTCACATTGAGCCCAAGGGCTACGTTGCTTCACTGAGCAAGATCGCGCAAACGGTATGGGATTACGCCAACGATGACCAGGAAACGAGCAAGAAGCGAATTGCTGGGCTGTTCAGGCGCAAGGGACTCACGTTCTACATGGGACAACGGTTCCTTCGGCTACCTGAACGGGAACAGCGCGAGTGGGTGGCCCACCACAAGGTCTTTCTTGAACGTTTCGGGCTCACTGACGTTAACGAGTTTTTTGCTCAATCCGAGGCCCGTCGAGTTTCAGCCATCCTAGAAGAGAACGTGCCTGAATTAGAGCGTATGGCGCAACGCGAAGCAGAAGCTCAACGGCCGCCGGAAGTGACCCAAATCAGCGTGAAGCAGGACTTGGTGGAACTTATCGTTGAAGTTCCGGATGCTGGTCCTCGTCCGACCGGCGCGCTTATTACAGATCGCGAAACCGGAGAAATAACGGTCGGGACCATCTCCTTCGTCGGTAGCACATCAAGCACTGTGGTGTTTTTTGATCGCCGAGCCATCCTGCAAAACGTGAAGCGACTCGGAAACCTATTCCTTGAATACCAGAATGCTTCTGTGAAGCGAATCAAGATGGGGAAAGGTTGCCAGGACACTGCGCACGCCGGCTTGCGAGTTTATGCCACAGAGAACGGATTCTTGAGCATCGACCGAAGGAAAGCACAGTAA
- a CDS encoding MFS transporter: MALNRNRVALAPIPAEIRVLLVAAFIIALGFGLIAPILPQYAVSFHVSNAAATIIVSIFAFTRLIFAPAAGALVGKLGEPRIYVTGVLLVAVSTLLCAVVQNYTQLLIARGLGGFGSTMFTISAMALISRLAPEKSRGRISGLYAGSFLLGNVFGPVLGSLLAPLGIRAPFVIYGSALVIAAALVYRALGRRRELDEATSTLKQHQAAIPVVTTKEALSSPTYRAAMFSGFSYGWLALGVRNSMIPLFALMIFGNDMAAQAAGVSMTAFAIGNGCALIFSGRLTDTIGRKIPVILGMSLLLVSIGSMGFSTTLVGFIVFSVLAGFGGGMLGPAQQAAVADVIGSGRNGGKALAGFQMCTDLGSIIGPLLAGAVADAISFQMAFSISAIVGLVGVIAWLLVPKTIRPVRLAE, from the coding sequence ATGGCACTGAATCGAAACCGAGTTGCTCTGGCGCCAATCCCAGCCGAAATTCGTGTGCTCCTGGTCGCCGCATTCATCATCGCGCTCGGCTTCGGCCTCATTGCCCCGATTCTTCCGCAGTACGCAGTGAGCTTCCACGTGAGTAATGCGGCAGCCACGATCATCGTGAGCATCTTTGCATTCACTCGCCTTATTTTTGCTCCCGCAGCGGGTGCATTGGTTGGGAAACTCGGAGAACCCAGGATCTATGTGACGGGCGTGCTCCTGGTGGCAGTGTCCACCCTGCTTTGCGCTGTCGTGCAGAATTACACGCAACTGCTGATTGCTCGCGGGCTCGGCGGTTTCGGATCCACCATGTTCACCATCTCGGCGATGGCACTGATTTCACGCTTGGCGCCTGAAAAGTCGCGGGGTCGAATTTCAGGGCTTTATGCCGGTTCTTTTTTGCTCGGAAATGTTTTCGGACCGGTGCTCGGTTCCTTGCTCGCGCCCTTGGGAATTCGTGCTCCATTCGTCATCTATGGTTCGGCCCTGGTCATAGCGGCGGCTCTGGTCTACAGGGCATTAGGCCGCCGCAGAGAGCTAGATGAAGCGACGAGCACGCTAAAGCAGCACCAGGCTGCTATTCCGGTGGTTACGACCAAAGAAGCCCTGAGCTCCCCTACTTATCGCGCAGCCATGTTCTCCGGCTTCAGCTATGGCTGGCTTGCTCTGGGCGTGCGCAACAGTATGATCCCACTCTTTGCGCTCATGATTTTTGGCAACGACATGGCGGCCCAAGCTGCCGGGGTTTCGATGACCGCTTTCGCCATTGGCAATGGCTGCGCATTGATTTTCTCCGGTCGCCTGACAGATACCATCGGGCGCAAAATCCCGGTGATACTCGGCATGAGCCTATTGCTGGTTTCCATCGGATCCATGGGCTTTTCCACCACGCTCGTTGGCTTTATCGTCTTTTCAGTCCTGGCTGGTTTTGGCGGCGGCATGCTCGGTCCAGCGCAACAGGCGGCAGTTGCCGATGTTATTGGGTCTGGCCGCAATGGCGGAAAGGCACTTGCCGGATTCCAAATGTGCACGGACCTTGGTTCAATTATCGGCCCATTGCTGGCCGGTGCTGTAGCCGATGCCATTAGCTTCCAAATGGCCTTTAGCATCTCAGCGATCGTAGGTCTCGTAGGAGTTATCGCATGGTTGCTCGTGCCGAAGACCATCCGCCCGGTGCGCCTAGCTGAATAA
- the ftsY gene encoding signal recognition particle-docking protein FtsY yields MSDSLILTIIIVAVVAVVGIGVIAFVTKGRKPKTPYTSERDADDLPAGQGADGTTDVASDTAGATDTAIAVEEPVSPAAPQLDVPEPVQGRLARLRARLTKSNNMFSKGLLALLSQDSIDEDVWDEIEENLLMADLGTEPAMELVDALRERVKIEGSKDPARVKAMLREELLKLVDPSLDRSYLPEPHTDRPSIIMVVGVNGVGKTTTIGKMARVLVAEDKDVLLGAADTFRAAAAEQLATWGDRVGVPTVRSDIDGADPASVAFEAVSAGIDQEVDIVMIDTAGRLQNKVGLMDELGKIKRVVEKKATIDEVLLVLDATTGQNGLQQAKVFSEVVNVTGIVLTKLDGTAKGGIVVAIQRQLGVPVKLVGLGEGPDDLAPFNPEDFVDALLEG; encoded by the coding sequence GTGTCTGATTCGCTTATATTAACCATCATCATTGTCGCGGTTGTTGCCGTGGTGGGCATCGGCGTCATCGCCTTTGTCACCAAGGGCCGCAAGCCCAAGACTCCATATACTTCTGAACGCGATGCTGACGACCTGCCGGCCGGCCAGGGCGCGGACGGCACTACCGATGTCGCCTCCGACACCGCAGGTGCCACCGATACTGCCATTGCAGTCGAGGAACCTGTCTCCCCTGCAGCTCCGCAGCTCGACGTTCCTGAACCGGTCCAGGGCCGTTTGGCACGTCTGCGTGCTCGCCTGACCAAATCGAATAACATGTTCTCCAAGGGCCTGCTGGCACTGCTCAGCCAGGACTCCATTGATGAGGACGTCTGGGACGAAATCGAAGAGAATCTGCTGATGGCAGACCTCGGTACCGAACCAGCCATGGAACTTGTTGATGCCTTGCGCGAACGTGTGAAGATCGAAGGCAGCAAGGATCCAGCACGCGTGAAGGCCATGCTCCGGGAGGAGCTGCTGAAGCTTGTTGATCCAAGCCTGGACCGCAGCTACCTGCCGGAACCGCATACAGACCGTCCAAGCATCATCATGGTCGTAGGTGTTAATGGTGTTGGCAAGACCACCACCATCGGCAAGATGGCTCGCGTGCTTGTTGCTGAAGACAAGGACGTTTTGCTCGGTGCGGCTGATACTTTCCGCGCTGCTGCTGCCGAGCAACTGGCAACCTGGGGCGACCGCGTTGGTGTGCCTACCGTCCGCTCGGATATCGACGGCGCTGATCCAGCCTCGGTCGCATTCGAAGCGGTTTCGGCTGGCATCGATCAAGAGGTCGACATCGTCATGATCGATACCGCAGGGCGACTGCAGAACAAGGTCGGCCTGATGGACGAACTTGGCAAGATCAAGCGCGTGGTTGAAAAGAAGGCCACCATTGACGAGGTGCTCCTCGTTTTGGACGCAACTACCGGACAGAACGGCCTGCAGCAGGCCAAGGTGTTCTCTGAGGTCGTCAATGTTACCGGCATTGTGCTGACCAAGCTGGATGGCACCGCTAAGGGCGGCATCGTGGTGGCGATCCAGCGTCAGTTGGGTGTCCCAGTGAAGCTGGTTGGCTTGGGCGAAGGCCCGGACGATCTGGCACCGTTCAACCCGGAGGATTTTGTGGACGCGTTGCTCGAAGGCTAA
- a CDS encoding SH3 domain-containing protein, whose product MIRRTLRRQSSSKKVTETRTTENLNLRASASTGSRSLGVMPKGTVVQPTGKKQDAWWQVKWGGKTGWSSSKYLSTRTYIKDDSIRYMTRYTPIHATSSLSSRIGSVNLRTQVSLLEISGGSAHIKTVYYHGWVEAKNIVRTRPAKQYRYVQKSGGIYSHQDPNKDSYLGRIHHGDKYEYRRWDGTHRCDEIYVNGRWVWAQTTNRDPVAFQYRYAQRDGSVYSSASKSSSKVVGSIKLGAKVRWGSWDAANRRDEINLNSKCVWSAVTDLGKPAGYIPPAVDVKNYSRFSTTGLSLKKNPVSGAASVGSIKKGWKVTVTHKADGGWVRIDAGSLSGWIKEAENLRSHGLYSVAVYRTLRSGQSAYNVMGGFQQKVKDQRLANPSLYQLWNANWTFLTNGPKTVVAEQFQYSDSAGPAMLKKVDIYEGQLKYQG is encoded by the coding sequence ATGATCCGGAGAACGCTCCGCCGTCAAAGTTCATCAAAGAAGGTCACTGAGACGCGCACAACCGAGAATCTCAACCTTCGCGCCTCGGCGTCGACTGGCAGCCGCTCGCTGGGTGTGATGCCTAAGGGAACGGTCGTGCAGCCCACGGGGAAGAAGCAAGATGCGTGGTGGCAAGTCAAGTGGGGAGGCAAAACTGGATGGTCTTCGAGCAAGTATCTGAGCACACGGACGTATATCAAAGACGACTCCATACGATACATGACTCGGTACACGCCGATTCACGCAACGAGCTCGCTAAGCAGCCGCATAGGCTCGGTTAATCTGCGCACACAAGTCAGTCTGCTGGAAATCAGCGGCGGTAGTGCCCATATCAAAACCGTTTACTACCACGGTTGGGTGGAAGCCAAAAACATAGTGCGTACCCGGCCAGCCAAGCAATATCGGTATGTGCAGAAAAGCGGTGGCATCTACTCGCACCAAGATCCAAACAAAGACTCGTATCTGGGGAGGATTCACCATGGCGACAAGTATGAGTACCGCCGATGGGATGGAACTCATCGTTGCGACGAAATCTATGTCAACGGACGCTGGGTTTGGGCCCAAACCACCAACCGGGACCCGGTAGCTTTCCAGTACCGGTATGCGCAGCGCGATGGCTCGGTGTACAGCTCTGCGAGCAAGAGCAGCTCCAAAGTGGTAGGCAGCATCAAGCTCGGCGCAAAGGTGCGCTGGGGTTCCTGGGATGCTGCGAATCGTCGCGACGAGATCAATTTGAATAGCAAGTGCGTTTGGTCTGCTGTCACCGATCTCGGAAAGCCAGCAGGCTATATTCCTCCTGCCGTTGATGTGAAGAACTACTCGAGGTTCAGCACCACCGGCCTATCTCTTAAAAAGAATCCGGTCTCCGGGGCGGCTTCGGTTGGAAGCATCAAAAAAGGATGGAAAGTCACCGTCACGCACAAGGCTGACGGGGGATGGGTGCGGATTGATGCTGGCTCGTTGTCCGGGTGGATCAAAGAAGCCGAGAATCTCAGAAGCCACGGTCTTTACTCCGTGGCAGTCTACAGAACACTGCGCAGCGGGCAATCCGCGTACAACGTGATGGGAGGCTTCCAGCAAAAGGTCAAGGACCAAAGGCTTGCCAATCCTTCGCTTTATCAATTGTGGAATGCCAATTGGACGTTCCTGACCAACGGGCCGAAGACTGTCGTGGCTGAGCAATTCCAGTACTCGGACTCCGCAGGTCCGGCCATGCTCAAGAAGGTGGATATCTATGAAGGCCAGCTGAAGTACCAAGGGTAG
- a CDS encoding acyltransferase family protein has translation MSSNQDLPLPAKPDSKPRGFRADIQGLRAIAVGIVVLYHFWGHYLPGGFVGVDVFFVISGFLITSHLISNPPKNMADIGRFWMRRVKRLIPASFLVILCSVAGIWIFAPQTVWQDWGLQAIAATFYFQNWFLALTKVDYLAEGDAPSPFQHFWSLSAEEQFYFVWPILIGLLIFAALKYKKAPRNLLLGGIGLVFILSAGYSLYATATDPGAAYFSTFTRVWEFAVGALVAALGTAAHAAKNDIVSLIGSWGGLFAIAFGALAFTGEMPFPGFIAAIPVFGTALLLLCNSTHKYSPNFLLNTKLFRFFGDNSYAIYLWHWPLLVLVPFMVDDFKWPQKLVALAFTLIFAVLTQKLVEVRFRKFIDASALLSAPRFLAAGSLVLALFAGAFYLTSVRVADDARDINMALAQVEKAVGEDCFGASALTAVCGNPAAVQSTNQLVAPAPVAAKTDKPEVYKDDCFASSSTDFQDRPVCHYGQGDIKVALVGNSHAGQWFPALDSLAKENGWQIDTYLASRCSVMGEKQKFEDRASIDGCSDYGVWVTDQFKKENYDLIVSSNRQSVAVSGHSMKTSEAPATEAFKEILKDWSETGAEVVVIRDTSFPGTSIDSAPDCVAENAEQPSKCSGEAKDWIPMDPQVDAVKELADPDVVSVDMNDQLCEDGQCYTVIGGILAYWDHSHLTATYSQSLAETLGLRIEKALGSKRLFPTS, from the coding sequence GTGTCGTCCAATCAAGACTTGCCCTTGCCCGCAAAGCCGGACTCGAAGCCCCGTGGATTCCGTGCGGATATCCAAGGGTTGCGTGCCATTGCCGTAGGCATCGTAGTTTTGTATCACTTCTGGGGACATTACTTACCAGGCGGATTCGTCGGCGTAGATGTATTCTTCGTTATCTCCGGCTTTCTGATTACATCGCATTTGATTTCCAATCCGCCGAAGAACATGGCCGACATCGGCCGTTTCTGGATGCGCCGCGTCAAGCGTCTTATCCCGGCCTCGTTCCTCGTTATCCTTTGCAGTGTCGCCGGTATCTGGATCTTCGCGCCACAAACCGTCTGGCAAGACTGGGGTCTGCAGGCCATTGCGGCGACCTTCTACTTCCAGAACTGGTTCTTGGCTTTGACGAAAGTCGACTATCTCGCAGAAGGCGACGCGCCTAGTCCGTTCCAGCATTTCTGGTCCCTATCCGCCGAAGAACAGTTCTACTTCGTGTGGCCAATCCTCATCGGACTCCTCATTTTTGCTGCGTTGAAGTACAAGAAGGCACCGAGGAATCTCCTGCTAGGCGGCATCGGGCTGGTATTCATACTTTCCGCCGGGTATTCGCTCTACGCCACCGCTACGGATCCTGGCGCAGCTTACTTCTCGACGTTCACTCGTGTGTGGGAATTCGCCGTCGGAGCTTTGGTCGCCGCGCTGGGGACTGCCGCGCACGCAGCGAAGAACGATATCGTCAGCTTGATTGGTTCTTGGGGCGGCCTATTCGCCATTGCCTTCGGTGCCCTGGCATTCACCGGAGAAATGCCATTCCCCGGCTTCATCGCGGCTATTCCGGTATTTGGCACCGCTCTGCTTCTGCTCTGCAATTCCACGCATAAGTACTCGCCAAACTTCTTGTTGAATACCAAGCTGTTCCGATTCTTCGGTGACAACTCCTATGCCATCTACCTTTGGCACTGGCCATTGCTGGTCCTGGTGCCATTCATGGTCGACGATTTCAAGTGGCCGCAGAAATTAGTGGCCCTGGCATTCACCTTGATTTTTGCAGTCTTGACGCAAAAGCTGGTGGAAGTTCGGTTCAGGAAGTTCATCGACGCCTCAGCGTTGCTGTCTGCTCCCCGATTCCTGGCTGCCGGCAGCTTGGTCCTGGCATTATTCGCAGGTGCCTTTTACCTCACCAGCGTTCGCGTTGCTGATGACGCGCGAGATATCAACATGGCTCTTGCGCAGGTGGAAAAGGCAGTGGGCGAAGACTGTTTCGGGGCTTCGGCGTTGACTGCAGTATGTGGCAATCCGGCTGCTGTGCAAAGCACCAACCAACTGGTGGCCCCAGCCCCCGTTGCCGCAAAAACCGACAAGCCAGAAGTCTACAAGGACGATTGCTTTGCAAGTTCCTCTACTGACTTTCAAGATCGACCCGTTTGCCACTACGGCCAAGGGGATATCAAGGTGGCATTGGTCGGGAACTCACACGCAGGACAATGGTTTCCGGCGTTGGATAGCCTTGCCAAGGAGAACGGTTGGCAGATCGATACCTACTTGGCCAGCCGTTGTTCCGTCATGGGCGAGAAACAAAAATTCGAAGATCGCGCAAGCATCGATGGTTGCAGCGATTATGGAGTCTGGGTGACCGACCAGTTCAAAAAAGAGAACTACGATTTGATTGTCAGCTCTAACCGGCAATCAGTGGCGGTAAGCGGTCACAGCATGAAAACGTCCGAAGCCCCGGCCACTGAAGCCTTCAAAGAGATTCTGAAAGACTGGTCAGAAACCGGAGCAGAGGTTGTGGTCATCCGTGACACTTCGTTCCCTGGGACTTCAATTGATAGCGCCCCGGATTGCGTTGCGGAAAATGCAGAGCAGCCGAGCAAATGCAGTGGCGAGGCCAAAGATTGGATCCCGATGGATCCTCAGGTTGATGCAGTGAAAGAACTTGCTGATCCGGATGTTGTATCAGTTGACATGAATGATCAGCTTTGTGAGGACGGGCAATGCTACACGGTCATCGGGGGAATCTTGGCCTATTGGGATCATTCGCATCTGACGGCAACGTACTCCCAATCGCTTGCCGAAACACTGGGATTGCGTATCGAAAAGGCGTTGGGTTCAAAGAGATTGTTCCCGACCTCGTAG
- a CDS encoding ammonium transporter, translating to MELDVASLWILIAAALVLMMTPALGIFYGGMTRSTGVVNMMLMSFSAAAITAVVWVLWGYSFSAGEPTIAGIVGNPISDFAMHNTEQADLLSAGFSGTFAMISVAIISGAIADRARFAPWLFFIPLWVTLVYAPVAFWVWGGGLLSADGFLGKIFGEAIDFAGGAVVHTNAGIAALVLALKLGQRHNFHDRPQPHNTPLVMLGAGLLWFGWFGFNAGAATTIEQAGLIWINTFAAPGAAILGWILIEKLRGERASSVGVASGLVAGLVAITPSCADLAPWAALLLGLLAGAGSAWAVNLKWKLGYDDSLDVVGVHLVAGIIGTLFLGFFALPTEESAGGLFYGGGLSQLVAQFMTLLVVMVFSAVMTWAIATIIGKFSPWRVSADIEIAGIDAAEHNDAGYQLASK from the coding sequence ATGGAGTTGGACGTAGCCAGCTTATGGATCCTGATAGCAGCCGCACTTGTCTTGATGATGACACCTGCACTTGGAATTTTCTACGGCGGTATGACTCGCTCTACCGGCGTGGTCAACATGATGCTGATGAGCTTCTCCGCCGCGGCAATTACCGCCGTGGTCTGGGTACTGTGGGGGTACTCGTTCTCCGCAGGTGAACCAACCATCGCAGGTATCGTCGGAAACCCGATCAGTGATTTCGCGATGCACAATACCGAACAGGCAGACCTGCTTTCTGCAGGCTTCTCCGGCACCTTCGCCATGATCTCGGTAGCGATCATTTCCGGCGCCATCGCCGACCGCGCTCGTTTCGCTCCTTGGCTGTTCTTCATCCCACTGTGGGTCACCCTGGTCTACGCACCGGTTGCCTTCTGGGTCTGGGGTGGCGGCCTGCTTTCAGCAGATGGCTTCCTCGGCAAGATCTTCGGCGAAGCAATTGACTTCGCAGGTGGCGCAGTAGTCCACACCAACGCAGGTATCGCAGCTCTTGTACTCGCACTCAAGCTCGGCCAGCGTCACAACTTCCACGATCGCCCACAGCCTCACAACACTCCGCTGGTCATGCTCGGCGCTGGCCTTCTGTGGTTCGGTTGGTTCGGCTTCAACGCCGGTGCCGCCACCACCATCGAGCAGGCTGGCTTGATCTGGATCAATACTTTCGCAGCACCAGGTGCAGCAATTCTCGGTTGGATCCTCATTGAGAAGTTGCGCGGAGAGCGCGCTAGCTCGGTAGGCGTTGCTTCCGGTCTGGTTGCCGGTCTGGTTGCTATTACTCCTTCCTGCGCAGACCTGGCCCCATGGGCAGCACTGCTTCTCGGCCTCCTGGCTGGTGCCGGTTCGGCTTGGGCAGTCAACCTGAAGTGGAAGCTCGGCTACGATGACTCCCTCGACGTGGTCGGTGTCCACCTGGTGGCCGGTATCATCGGTACCTTGTTCCTTGGCTTCTTCGCACTGCCAACCGAGGAAAGCGCTGGCGGCCTGTTCTACGGCGGCGGCCTGTCGCAGCTTGTTGCACAGTTCATGACGCTTCTCGTAGTAATGGTCTTCTCCGCAGTAATGACCTGGGCTATCGCCACCATCATCGGCAAGTTCAGCCCATGGCGAGTATCGGCCGATATTGAAATCGCCGGTATCGACGCAGCCGAGCACAACGATGCTGGCTACCAGTTGGCCTCTAAGTAA